One Vitis vinifera cultivar Pinot Noir 40024 chromosome 8, ASM3070453v1 genomic window carries:
- the LOC100247677 gene encoding 26S proteasome non-ATPase regulatory subunit 7 homolog A: MDVIKTQQISSRPIEKVIVHPLVLLSIVDNYNRVAKDTRKRVIGVLLGSSFKGTVDVTNSYAVPFEEDDKDPSIWFLDHNYHESMFSMFKRINAKEHVVGWYSTGPKLRENDLDIHGLFHDYVPNPVLVIIDVQPKELGIPTKAYYAVEEVKENATQKSQKVFVHVPSEIAAHEVEEIGVEHLLRDVKDTTISTLATEVTGKLAALKGLDARLREIRGYLDLVVDGKLPLNHEILYHLQDVFNLLPNLNVAELIKAFAVKTNDMMLVIYLSSLIRSVIALHNLINNKMLNKEHEKAEDAKPAAVPAVAGS, translated from the exons ATGGACGTGATTAAAACGCAGCAGATATCATCCAGACCGATCGAGAAGGTCATAGTCCATCCTCTGGTGCTTCTCAGCATCGTCGACAACTACAACCGAGTCGCCAAAGACACTCGAAAACGAGTCATCGGAGTTCTACTCGGTAGTTCTTTCAAAGGAACTGTTGATGTCACTAACAGTTACGCAG TGCCCTTTGAAGAAGATGACAAGGACCCAAGCATATGGTTTCTTGACCACAACTATCATGAATCAATGTTTTCCATGTTCAAGAGAATAAATG CCAAGGAGCACGTGGTTGGATGGTACAGCACAGGACCAAAACTGCGGGAGAATGACCTAGATATTCACGGACTGTTCCATGA CTATGTTCCCAATCCTGTCTTAGTCATAATTGATGTCCAACCAAAGGAGCTAGGAATTCCCACCAAGGCTTATTATGCTGTTGAGGAAGTGAAAGAG AATGCTACCCAGAAAAGCCAGAAGGTTTTTGTCCATGTCCCATCTGAAATTGCTGCTCATGAAGTTGAGGAAATTG GAGTTGAGCACTTGCTTAGGGATGTGAAGGATACAACCATTAGCACTCTTGCAACAGAG GTCACTGGAAAACTAGCAGCCTTGAAGGGTTTGGATGCACGACTGAGAGAAATACGTGGTTATCTTGATCTTGTGGTTGATGGAAAGCTTCCTCTAAATCATGAGATTCTTTACCATCTCCAG GATGTTTTCAACTTGCTTCCAAATCTCAATGTTGCTGAGTTAATCAAGGCATTTGCAG TGAAAACAAATGATATGATGTTGGTTATTTATCTTTCATCTCTCATCCGAAGTGTTATAGCTCTCCACAACTTGATCAATAACAAG ATGCTTAACAAAGAGCATGAGAAAGCTGAGGATGCAAAGCCAGCAGCCGTCCCGGCCGTTGCTggaagctga